The Geobacillus genomosp. 3 genome segment TTTCATACGCCCGATCCCCCTTCTTACTTATTCGTGTTGAGCAATTTTTGAATAACCCATGTCGTTCCCATACTGATGACCAATAAACCGAAACCAACCGCGCTTCCGTATCCAAAATTAAACTTTCCAAATGCCTCTTTATACATATAAGAAGCCATTACTTCTGTAGCATGGCCCGGTCCTCCTCCAGTCATGACATAAATAAGATCGAAATATTTCAGAGAACCGACGACAGCTAAAATAATTAAAACCTTGAGTACACCCGAAATGAGAGGCACTTTAATCTTATAAGCAATTTGAAATGCATTCGCACCATCAATCCTGGCTGCTTCAATAAGCTCTTGCGGCACATTGATCAACGCCGCATAAATAATAATGATATAAAATCCTGCATATTGCCAAACAATAGGGACAAAGACAGAGTATAGCGCCATATTAGGATCTGCCAACCATAACGGCGGATCCTCAACTCCTAACATCATGAACAAGCTGTTGATCAACCCATTCATCGGGTCAAAAATCTTAATCCAAAGTTGGGCAATGGCAACGGACGACATGAGCATCGGAATAATGTAAATTTTTCTAAATACGTTAGCCCCCTTAATTTTGCTGGCTAATACTAAGGATACGATCAAGTATCCTACTAAGCTGAGAACAGAAAATAGCGCCAGCAAGACGGAATGCCATGTACTTTCCCAAAACAACTTATCATGAATTAGTTCTTTATAATTTTCCAATCCAATAAACTTCATTTGCCCTACCCCATCCCAATCCATTAAACCGTAATAGCCGGTCAATGCGATCGGGATATAGATGAGGAACAATACAAGTAAAAGAGAGGGAAGCACATAAAGAGCAATAGCCACTTTATTGGACATAACGTTTTTCATGGTTTATAACCCCTTCTCAGTTACAAATTAGGGGGCATATACGTACAATCATGCCCCCTAATTAAAGATTCAACTCTTCACAATCCTTGCTTTATTTTTTCGCTTCCTTGGCAAGAGCGTCGTCATGTTGTTTTGCAAATTCCTCTGGAGTTACTTGCTTACCAAACAGCGCCGTCATCAAATCGTGGTGCAATTCAGCGACATTCGGGCTCGCTTGAGTGTCAAACCAAGTCGTAATGTTTGTTGCATTGTTAATATCATTCAGGACATCAAGATACATTTGTGGTACGTCCAGTCCTTCTGTATCAACTTTCGTAGCCGGAAGAATGCCCGCGCCTTCAACAGAACGTTTGCCCCACTCTTTTACGAGATAAGCCGCAAAATCTTTAGCTTGTTCTTTATGTTTCGAGTTTTCTGCAACGAATGCACCTAACCCAGGTCCACCAACATAGCTGTTTATATCGGTTCCTTTTCCACCTTCGTAAACCGGGAATTTAAAATAACCGACTTTTTCTTTAAATTCTTGCGGAACATCTGGACTTGTTGTAAAGTTCGGCAATTCCCACGTTGCGGTTAAGAACATTGCCGCCTTTTCATTCAGGAAATAACCTTTTGCATCGTCGTTTGAAAACGCCGTATTGCCTCTAACAAAGAATCCCATATCAACAAGATTTTGAACTTCCTCAGCTGCTTTTACAATGGCCGGGTCGGACATTTTGACTTTCCCTTGGATAACATCCGTCAAAATCGTTGGGCCGCCGATTCGGTCGGCAAGATACATAAACCACATCGATGCCGGCCATCCGTCTTTCGAACCGACCGTTGCTGGAATAACGCCGTTTTCAGTTAATACTTTACCGATATTTTTCAAATCTTCAAATGTTTTCGGCTCCTCAAGATTGTACTTTTTGAAGATCTCTTTGTTATAAAAGACGTATGTGATGTTCATTTCCATTGGAAGCGCATACGATTTGCCGTTAAACGAATACGATTCTACTGTGCCAGGTACAAACTGGTCTTTAAACTCTTTTTCGATAACATCGTCCAATGGGGCAAACTGCCCTCCAGTGGCGTACGGTTCCGCAAACCCGTTCGACCATGTTAATCCTATATCTGGCAATTCATTCGAAGCGGCCAACACTTTCAATTTATCTCGGTATTGATCTGGGTTCAAGACTTCCACATCGATAACAACATTAGGATTTTTTGCTTCGTAGTCTTTAATAATCTCCTCGACGAGATTGTAGTAAGCTGTCGAACTCCCTTTCGGCCAATCATGCATAAATTTGAGATGGATTTTTCCATCCCCTGACTTATCCTCACCCGCCGATTCACTCGATGAAGAACAGCCAGACAACAGAACGCCGATCATAAGCGTAAACAAAGCCAATAATGCGAGCGCTTTCTTTTTCACTACCTTTACCCCCTTTTATTTTGAGATCGATTAACTTACAGTTTCAGTTTACATCGTAACAAGGGGGCAAGAAAGGTAACAATCATCAGAAAAAATACCACTATTTTTAGAACATTGAAAGCCCTTTATTTTGCCTTTTCCGGTAGCTGTTTGGTGTTTCCCCTTCCATTTCCTTAAACAGCTGAATAAAATATTTCGGTGTTTTGTATCCACACTCTTCGGCAATTTCCGATATAGTCATCTTGGTTGCAATTAATAGTTCTTTTGCCCGCTGCATTCTTCTTCTCGTCATATATTCACTAAACGTCAACTTCATTTGCTCTTTAAACAATGTACTGAAATAGCTTGGATTCAAATGGACGTGTTCCGCTACATCTTTTAGCGACAAATCCTCTTTTAAATGTTGGTCAATAAACTGAATTGCCTCACGAACCGGTTCCCGTGGCGGGCTATGGTAATCAAGAGCGTTTATTAGTTTATCATCCACAACTTTTTCAAGAACCTTCTCCCTCTCCTTCTTATTGGAAACATCCACAGCTTTTTCAATAACATCGATTAGCTCGCTTTTTTTAACGGGTTTTAATAAATAGTTCAATACGCCAAGAGCAATCGCTTTTTGCGCATAGTCAAAATCAGGATAAGCGGAGACGATAATCACAACAGGAAAAGTTTCTTCCCTTATCCTTTCGAGCACTTCAAGCCCCGTGATTTCCGGCATGCGAATGTCCGTTAATAAGATGTGTACTTTTTCACGTTGCAAAATCGATAACGCTTCTTGGCCATTCGAAGCTGTTATAATCCTATGCTTGCCAGAGGCCCATTTTTCTAATAGTCTTTTCATTCCCTCCCTTGCCCTGGGCTCATCATCCACAACTAAAATAGTTTTATCGTACATTATCTTTCACCCCCATTAACGGGAATTCGAATCGTGACTTTTGTGCCTTTATTTTTACGACTGTCAATCGTTATGCCATCGCTCGTTTCATCCTTATAGTAAAGTTGGAGGCGCTTTTTCACATTATATAAAGCTATCCCTTTTCCATTTTCAGAAGTTTTGTCTCCCGTACGCATAGACCGTTTCACAGTCTCAAGTTTTTCCTCGTCCATCCCAACTCCATCATCTTCCACCTCAATTGCAAGATGATGGTCTGAAACTTGTCTAACAGCTACCGTAATAGTACAAGGAGCTGACTGGTTTTCCGAGCCGTGCACAACTGCGTTTTCGACTAACGGTTGAATCAACAGTTTCGGGATTTTAACATTTTCCCACTTCCCTGGAAGCTGTAAACGCCACTTAATACGGCCGCCAAACCGGAATTGGATAATGTCCATATAATTTTCGATATGACGAAATTCCTCTTTCAACGTAACCCAATCATCGTTCACATTCGGGCTGATGGTATAGCGAAACAGCTCCGACATGGACACAACAACATCCGCCAGTTCTTCTTCTCCCTTCTCTTCTAATGACCATCGCAGCGATTCCAACGTATTATACAGAAAATGGGGATTGATTTGTGCTTGCAACGCTTTTAATTCACTTTGGCTGCGAATAATTTCTTTTTGATACACCATTTTAATCAAATGATTCGTTTCTTTCACCAATTGGTTATAGGTACTGTTCAGTTCTCTAATTTCATTGACAGTCGTCATTTTCGGGTTAACAGCCAATAACCCTTCGTTGGCAAGCCGCATCGTTTTAGTCAACTGGGCAATTGGCCGCGTAATGATGGTAGAGAGAAACAGCGAACATATAAAGTAAATGATGATCCCAATGATGCCAGCAAACATGATTCCAAACCGAATGCCATTCATCCCCTTAGTGAGCGCACTGACAGGCGTTAATATGAAAACAGTAAATCCTTTACTGGAAGACTGCTTTGTGACTATATATTCAGTCTCATCCATCATCGCAGTTGATCGCTCGTTCAACGAAGTCATATCAATTGGTTTGGAAGTGTTAGAGAAAATTACCTTACCTTCTGGATCCAAAACCAGTACGTATTGGCCCATGTTCACCTCGGCAACCGAAAAATATGGTTTATAAATTCGAACAAGCAAGTAGCCCCCATTGGCAAAATGGCGCTCCATCAGCGTAATGCGCCGAATCGCTAAGTAAAAGTGATTGTTTCTCGGATCTTCGCCGATCCAAACAAGCCTTCCTTTTGCCCGATCGGCTTCATAAATCCATTTGACATTGAGGCGTTGATACATCTTGCTAGAACTGTCTAGAGGAAACACTTGCTTTAGATCTTCGGTATAAAGCTCGACAGAGTAAATGCCCTCAGAGTTAGCCTGGATATTATTGATCACACTTTTTAACATTTGTAATTCGGGAAAGGTCACCTTCTCTCCCGCATGGATTCGTTCAAACAATCGTTGAACTTCCCGATTGGTCATCATAAACTTTGTTGCTGTATTTAATTGCTCAAACAGCGAGTCAATCCGGCCGCTTGCCTCAAGAGCTGTCTGCTTAATCTGCTCTTCCGCGTTATTCCGCACCAGCAAGGACACTTGCCTAAACGTAATTGCACTGACGATTGACAGCACGATCACCATGACACATAGAAATACGACCAATATTTGATTTCGCAGTGTGTTCCATTTTTTTAAATAGCTAAGCATGGCGATGAACCTTTCTAATTGAAAAGATGGATAACATTAATAATGTAGCCGCTACACGATCAATTGTGACTTGCAAGAGCCATCACACGTCGTACAATATAATAAAAAAGTTTTCGAAATGTGTTGATGAAAATAGTCCTTTCTTACTCATTAGTATAGTACCTCTAAAATGATTTGTATAGAATCCAAACAAAGGATAGTACAAAAATAAAAAAACTGGTCGGTACGGTTCGTGAACCTTCCGACCAGCGTAATTCATTTACTTGGCTATCCCATTTACGACTGATGCCCCCACTTCTCATTCACCCACACCGTCATCTCGCCTTCTCCCCGGTTGCACCAAACATAGTAAGGAATCGTACGGAACGGAACTTGATAGGTTTGGGGTTCACTCGACCGATACAACTCATCATTCCATGCTGATTCATCCATTCGCTCGGCGGTTCCGGTGATCACTACAACCCCTTCCAGCAAGTCCGGCTCAAAGTGCGCTTCCAGATGGGCATCGCGCGGGAGGAACAGGTTCGCTAAATTTGGCCCATTATCAACTTCTTCCAGGCAATACACAATCGGCCCGCGCTGCAACGCCACTTTCCCGGCATTGGCGCGCACTTGAGGATGAGCCTTGATCCGTTCAACTGGCATCGGGAAAACAAGCTCCACTTGATCCCCTTTTTTCCATATCCGTTTGATATAAGCATACCCTTTTTGGATCAGTGCAACCATGTCTACTTTTTCTCCATTGATCGTTAATGTTGCTCCCCGACACCATCCTGGAACGCGCAGGCCAATCGTAAATTCCCCAGGGGATTCCGGCAAAACCGTCAATCGAACCGTTCCATCCCAAGGATAGTTCGTCTCTTGCACGATTTCGACCGACCGTCCACCGAGTTCCGTCCGAATGTCGCTGCCGACATAAAGGTGGACGAACAAGGCGTCTGATGTTTGCGAATAAATATAATGGCCAATCGACGCGATAAGCCGAGCCAAGTTCGGCGGGCAGCACGCACAGCTGAACCATTTTTTTCGCACCGGTTTCACATGGCGCTTGTCATGGCGTTCGCACGCCTTCGGCCACACTTCGAGCGGATTGACGTAAAAAAACTTCTTGCCGTCCAAATCCATGCCGCTAATGGTTCCATTGTATAATGCCCGTTCCATTACATCCGCGTATTTCCCATCCGTCTCCAACTCGAGCATGCGGCGCGCCCAAAATACTAGGGCGATCGATGCGCACGTCTCCGCATAAGCGGTATCATTCGGCAAATCGAAATCAAACGTGAACGATTCGCCACACTCGCTGGAGCCGACGCCGCCCGTGATATACATTTGCCGTTTCGTCACGTTTTCCCACAACGTTTTGCATGCCTGTTTCAACGATTCATCTCCCGTTTTCGCCGCCAGTCCCGCCATGGCGGTATACATATAGAGCGCCCGCACCGCATGCCCAACGGCTTGTTTTTGTTCCCTGACTGGAATGTGAGCTTGGTGGTAGCGATACCCACCGTCATACCAAAATCGACCTGTTTCCCCTCTTGCTTCTTTTTCCCGATCAAAGTAATGCGGCTGTTGCCCGCGCTGGTCAATAAAATATTGGCTGAGTTTGAGATAGTTCTCATTCCCCGTCGCCTCATAAAGCCTCAACAGCGCCAACTCAATCTCCTGATGTCCGTCATATCCCGAAATTTGACCCTCTCCCCGGCCGAATACCGTGCCGATATAATCGGCATACTTGCACATGATATCCAAAAAGCGCCGTTTGCCTGTGGCCCGGAAATAAGCGACCGCTGCTTCAATCAAATGACCGGCACAATACAGTTCATGATTGTCCCGCAAGTTTGTCCATCGTTTTCCAGGCTCCTTGACCGTATAATACGTGTTGAGATAACCGTCCGGCTGCTGGGCGCGGCCGAGCAGCTCAATCACGTCATCGGCGAGTGCTTCCAATTCTGGGTCGCGCTTCGTCTCTAACAGGTACGCCACCGCTTCTAACCATTTCGCCACATCGCTGTCTTGAAAGACCATCCCGTAAAATTCTCCATCCGATTCCCCTGCGGCAATGCGGAAGTTCTCAATCGCATGGCTCGGCTCAGCATCGGGGATGCGGTCATTGAGCACCTCCCATTGATAAGGAACGACTTCATGTCGAACGACATCGATATACCGTTTCCAAAACCGATCCTTGACGTTCACCCTTGTTGTGCCTTTTTGCATTCCTGATTTCCCCCTATCATTTTTCCAAAATCCATTCGTTCAAAAAATAGAGCATCGTAAAGCGGTTCGGACGCAATCGATGCGCCTCCTGCAGACTCCGCTCAACCAGCGGTGGATCGATGCCGAGTTGTTCCGGGAGAGCGGCCTCTCCTACTTTCTCCAACATAGCGCGAACACGGCTGGGAGATGGCAGCGACTCAAGCTGCATGCGAATCGCGGCTGCGTTGGCCTTGAACCGTCCCCATATCTCTTCATGGACCGACTCAGACCGTTTTTCCAATCCGTTCAGCAACGGCAAAAGCAGACGTTGATAGTGCTCAATGACGATCGGAGTCGACACGCCGACCTTCGCCCCGTGAAGCACTTGCCGTTTGTTCCGGCGCAAAAATTCCATTTCCCAGTAGTGGGACAGATGATGTTCGGCGCCCGAAGCCGAGTACGATTGACCCATGAGCAACATGGCAATGCCCGACTGCAACAGCGCATCCATTAATACACGAATTCCTTGTTCGCTACCATTGGCAATGTCATCAATATGGTCGACGCATGTTTTGAGGGATTGTTCTGTAAGCTGGTGAACGAGCGGACAATACGGCTCATCCGCCATCCAATGGGCAAACTGCCAGTCAGCTAATGACGTATACTTCGCCGCCATATCACCGAACCCGGCAGCGATCATCGCTCTCGGTGCTCGGTGCAACACATCCGTATGAGCAAACACAGCGATCGGCGCCTGCACCTGGATGGTTTGTTTCATCCCGCGAATGATGAGCGGAGCGCCCATTGACGTAAATCCATCCACCGATGGAGCAGTGGGGACAGAAATAAATGGAATCTTCATCTTGCAGCTGCTAAAACGAGTAATGTCGTGAATCGTCCCCGCTCCAACAGCAATGAGAACGTCAGCATTGTTTGGCGTTTCCAGCAGCACTTGTACGATCGAACGTTCATCGGCAATGACATCCCCGTTTTCATCCGGTTGCACAAGGCATACCGTATAGTGAATTGATTCGTTTTCCAGTTCATCACACAATGACTCCCTCGCTGCCGCAAACGTCCGCTCATCGGCCACCAAGGCCACCCGCTCATACCGCTTATGGCGCAAATAAGCAACGAGCTGCCTGAACGCGTCACGACCTATAACGATCCGTTCAATTGGAATATCATAATGGCGATGTCCGCACTGGCACTGCCCCGCCAGTAAAACTAGTTCTTCTAACATTCGATTCACCGCACGATCCCCTCTCCCAACGCGATGATGTCATAAATGGAATCAATCACATAATCAGGTCGTTCTTTCTCCCACAACCTATCCAATTCATCACGCTTCGTATTGCCGGTCAGCACAAGGGCAGTTTTCATCCCGTACATCCGCCCCATGCGAATATCCGATTCGACGCTGTCGCCAATGACGAGACAGCGGTCGGGTGGCACTTGCAGTTGGCGCAGAGCGGCTTCGACCATAAAGCAAGAAGGCTTTCCTAGCACGATTTCCACTTTTCGAGCCGCCGCCGCTTCAATCGCTCCCACCATCCCGGCTACATCAATGGCCTTCCCATGTTCACTCGGAAATGTTTGATCGATATTGGTCGCTATCATTCGCGCCCCATGGTAAACCGCACGGAATGCTAAATCCAAATCCCGGTACGTCATCGTTTCATGCAACGTGATGATGAGAAAATCCGCGTCTTCGGGAGCTGGCGCCAACGGCACCTGGTGATGCCGCAGCTCTTCACGCAATCCTTCGTCGCCTAACGTCCAAACTTGGCATAGCGGATAATGTTTCCGCAAAAATTGGGCTGTTACCGTCGAGGATAAAATAATGTCTTCCTCCTCCGCCGCAATTCCAAACCGTCCAAGCTGTTCATGACACATGCGGCGCGACCAATTGCCACGGTTGCTGACGAACACGATTCGTTTTCCAAGCGAACGGAGGTAGGCAACCGCCTCCTCCGCACGGGGAATTAGTGCATTTCCTTTCCATATCGTCCCGTCAAGATCGATCAACACGCCATCGATGTCCTCCATCACGGGCAACCCGCCTCCCATCTACCTTATGATGATGCCCGCACGTTAAACCGATAGACCGTTGTGGATACTCGCTCCTTACCAGCTGACAATACAATCGACGGAAACCGCGGATGGTGAATCGCATCAGGCAGCCCTTGCGTTTCCAGGCAAATGCCTAAATATTTCCGCGACGGCACGCCGCCAAGATCGAGCCCTTCCGGCAATTGGTTCGACGTGTAAACGACAACGCCCACTTCATCCGTCTCAACCGTTAACGTCCGTCCGCTCTCCGCATCGCAAAGCACAATTTCCTCGTCATGTTGCCGATCAAGCCAAAACGGATGATCATACCCGCGCCCAGCCAATTCGATTTGCGGATGCCCGGATTCAACCGCCTCTTTCACTTTCTTTCCTTGCCGCAAATCAAACGGCGTGTTGGCGACGTCCATAACAGCCCCGGTCGGGATCAACTCGCGATTCAGCTCTAAAACGCGGGAACTTTTGATCGTTAATTCATGATCCAAAATATCCCGTTTCAAATTGCCGCTTAAATTAAAATATGTATGGTTCGTTAAGTTAAGCAGCGTCGTCCGGTCAGAGCGGGCATGATAGGTAACGATCCATTCGTTGTCATTATTCAGCCAATACACCACTTGAACGTCAACCGTTCCGGGGTACCCTTCTTCCCCGTCCAGGCTCGTGTAGGAAAACACGACCCCGACCGCATCGCCGCGCCGGACAGGCTCCGCCTGCCAAAGCACGCGGTGGAATCCGCCCGGGCCGCCGTGCAGATGGTTGTTGTTTTCGTTTTTCGCCAACTCGTACGTGGCCCCTTCAAGCTCAAAACTCGCCCCTTGAATACGCCCCGCCACCCGGCCGATCACGGCGCCGAAGTAAGGGGCATTTGTCAAATACGGCTCAAACTGATCAAACCCGAGCACGACATTTTCCACGTTTCCGTTCTGGTCAGGAACCAGCAGTTTGGTCACGATGCACCCATAGTTCGTCGCTGACAGTTCCATGCCGCGATCGTTTACCAATGTGAACAAGAGAACGTCCTTTCCGTTAAGTTCGGACCACTTTTCGTATGTAATGTTCATCTCGATTCCTTCCTTCATAACCGCACGATCGCTCCCGTTTTCATCGATGTGCGGCAAGCGTCGAGCGCCCGCGATTGTTTGATCATGCGCTCCGGTGAGTACAACAGCGGCGTCCCTTCGAGAATGGCGCGGGAAAAGTGCTCGATTTGCAGCGCGTATTGGTCGCCAAACACGGTTTCCTCACGCTCGCTTCCATCAGCCGTTACGACCGTCATCCGTCCCTCTCCCCCGTCCACATCCGGCCGGTACGCCCGCGAAACAACGATTTTTCCTTTCGTGCCGATGATTTCGTACTCATTTTTGAAGAACATATCGAAGCTGCACGTGAACTGGGCGAAAACACCATTTTCCATCTTCATCCAACCACTCGTCGTCAAATCAACCGAACGTTGCGGATCAAAACGAGATTGGACAAACAGCTCGACGGGCTCGGCGTCAAGGACGTGTCTTGTCGAATGCACACCATAACAGCCGACATCGAACAGACTTCCCCCGCCAAGCTCATCGCTCATGCGGATGTTCGCCTCACGGTCTTCCAGGTAAAACGAGAAATGGGTGCGCATGTACTTGACATCGCCGAGCTCGCCAGCAGCTAGAAGTTGCTTCACCCGCTCGTGCTGCGGATGGAACTGGTACATGAACGCTTCCATAAATAAAACGCCATTTTCCTCGCACGCCTCGATCATGCGTCGGACATCTTCCTCACATAAGGCGGCGGGTTTTTCGCAAAGCACATGCTTTTTCTTGTTCGCCGCTTTAATCGTCCATTCGGCGTGCAAGCTGTTTGGCAGTGGAATGTACACCGCGTCAACATCAGGGTCATCGAGCAGCTGGTCATAACTGTCGTACGCTTTCGGAATCCCAAGTTCCCGCGCCGTCTGATTCGCCTTTCCCCTTTCACTGGCAATCGCCACAACTTCCGCGCACTCCACGCGGCGAATCGCCGGGATCATCACCTCTTTGGCAATGGCGGCGGTACTGATGATGCCAAAACGGACTTTGCGTTCCATGTCCCGTCTCTCCTTTCCTTTTTCAGACGGATAGGCTGGCCATCAGACCAGCCTTCGGTTACTTATCTTTTTCCTAAACGGATGACGTTCCACGATAACTTCGGCAACATGGCCGACACTTTCCCGCCGGACAGTTGGGCATCGCCGTTATGATGTGGGACAACCGGGGAAGATTGGGCCGAATTCGTTTGTTTCACGTTGTCATGTTCCAAAACGATATGTTCAATGACACGGTAGTCTTCAAAGCTGCGAACATCGCATTCCAGCAACAACGCGTCTTCCATATCACGGTTGACCGCAAAAATCGTCACTTCTTCTTTTTCTTCATTGTAAACCGCAATGGATTCTAAGTACGGAACATCGGTGAAGTCTTTGCTGTCGTATTTCGGGCTCGAAATAACCGGATGCAGCGCCACTCCTCTGCCATAAACAGAGGCGTGCATAAACGGATAATAAATCGTTTGTTTCCAAGCTGGACCGTTCTTTTCCGTCATGATCGGCGCAATGACGTTGACTAATTGAGCCAAGCAGGCAATTTTCACCCGGTCCGCATGTTTCATGAGTGTAATAAGCATGCAGCCGACAAGAAGCGCATCTTCGAAGTTATAAATATCTTCCAACAGAGGCGGTGCCACGGTCCACGGCTCAATTTGTTTATCTGCTTCGTTCGAGTGGTACCAGACATTCCATTCATCAAACGAGAGATGAATCGTTTTTTTGCTCCGTTTTTTCGCCTTCACATAATCAGCGATCGCCACAACGGAACGGATGAAATCGTCCATTTCCAGCGACAGCGCCAAATAATTGGCTGTATCATTATCGCGATTTCCGTAATATTGATGGAGAGAAATATAATCGACATGCTCATACGTATGATCCAAAACGGTCGCTTCCCATTCCGCAAACGTCGGCATGTTCCGATGCGAACTGCCACAGGCGACGAGTTCAATTGTCGGATCGACCCATTTCATGACCTTGGCCGCTTCGCAGGCGATTCGTCCGTACTCGACGGCCGTTTTATGGCCGATTTGCCACGGGCCGTCCATCTCATTGCCTAGGCACCACGTTTTAATTTTATGCGGCTCTTTGTAGCCATGGGAAATGCGCAAGTCGCTGTAATACGATCCTGATGGATGGTTGCAGTATTCGACTAAGTTGCGTGCCGCATCAATGCCACGCGTCCCCAAGTTGACGGCCATATTCACTTCGGCCCCGGCCATTTTGGCCCAATCGACAAACTCATTCAATCCGATTTCATTGGTCTCTACCGATTTCCACGCCAAATCCAGCCGCCGCGGCCGTTTTTCTTTTGGCCCAACTCCATCCTCCCAATTGTACCCGGACACAAAGTTCCCGCCCGGGTAGCGGATAATTGGGACTTGCAACTCTTTCACCAGTTCGATGACATCCTGCCGAAAGCCGTTTTCATCGGCCTGCGGGTGGCCTGGCTCATAAATTCCTCCATACACTGCACGGCCGAGATGCTCGATAAACGAGCCATAAATGCGTTTGTCGATTTCGGCGATTTTGAAGTCTTTTTCGATGATCATGGTTGCTTTCTTTGCATTCATAGCTAGTACATCCTTTCTATATTATTTGCTATTAGCCTTTTACTCCCCCAACTGTTAATCCGGAAATAAAATACCGCTGGAAGAACATAAATAAAATAATAATCGGGAGAATTGTTAACAAGGATCCCGAAATTAAAATATCGTAGTTATTGCCATAAGGAGTTAACAATCCTGATAAACCGATTGGCAATGTAAACATATCTTCTGTTCTTAGAACGACTGTTGGCCATAGAAAACTGTTCCAGTAACCCATTGCCTGTAAGATGGCCATTGCCCCGAACGCAGGTTTCATTAACGGAACCATGATACTAAAAAAAATTCTGAACTCAGAACATCCATCTATCCTAGCAGCATCAAGCAATTCCCTTGGCAACCCTAATGCATATTGTCTAAAAAAGAAAATAGCAATAGGAGCTACCATGGTGGGAACAATAACTCCCCAGTATGTGTTAATCATTTTGAAGGACACCATCAATTTGTATAAAGGTAGCATCAAAATTTCAGTTGGAATCATCATTACAGCCAAAACAAGAATAAAAGTTGCATTTCTGCCTTTGAAATCGTAAACAGCCAATGCATACCCAACCATAGAAGAAAAG includes the following:
- a CDS encoding carbohydrate ABC transporter permease: MKNVMSNKVAIALYVLPSLLLVLFLIYIPIALTGYYGLMDWDGVGQMKFIGLENYKELIHDKLFWESTWHSVLLALFSVLSLVGYLIVSLVLASKIKGANVFRKIYIIPMLMSSVAIAQLWIKIFDPMNGLINSLFMMLGVEDPPLWLADPNMALYSVFVPIVWQYAGFYIIIIYAALINVPQELIEAARIDGANAFQIAYKIKVPLISGVLKVLIILAVVGSLKYFDLIYVMTGGGPGHATEVMASYMYKEAFGKFNFGYGSAVGFGLLVISMGTTWVIQKLLNTNK
- a CDS encoding extracellular solute-binding protein, whose product is MKKKALALLALFTLMIGVLLSGCSSSSESAGEDKSGDGKIHLKFMHDWPKGSSTAYYNLVEEIIKDYEAKNPNVVIDVEVLNPDQYRDKLKVLAASNELPDIGLTWSNGFAEPYATGGQFAPLDDVIEKEFKDQFVPGTVESYSFNGKSYALPMEMNITYVFYNKEIFKKYNLEEPKTFEDLKNIGKVLTENGVIPATVGSKDGWPASMWFMYLADRIGGPTILTDVIQGKVKMSDPAIVKAAEEVQNLVDMGFFVRGNTAFSNDDAKGYFLNEKAAMFLTATWELPNFTTSPDVPQEFKEKVGYFKFPVYEGGKGTDINSYVGGPGLGAFVAENSKHKEQAKDFAAYLVKEWGKRSVEGAGILPATKVDTEGLDVPQMYLDVLNDINNATNITTWFDTQASPNVAELHHDLMTALFGKQVTPEEFAKQHDDALAKEAKK
- a CDS encoding response regulator transcription factor, which encodes MYDKTILVVDDEPRAREGMKRLLEKWASGKHRIITASNGQEALSILQREKVHILLTDIRMPEITGLEVLERIREETFPVVIIVSAYPDFDYAQKAIALGVLNYLLKPVKKSELIDVIEKAVDVSNKKEREKVLEKVVDDKLINALDYHSPPREPVREAIQFIDQHLKEDLSLKDVAEHVHLNPSYFSTLFKEQMKLTFSEYMTRRRMQRAKELLIATKMTISEIAEECGYKTPKYFIQLFKEMEGETPNSYRKRQNKGLSMF
- a CDS encoding sensor histidine kinase, which translates into the protein MLSYLKKWNTLRNQILVVFLCVMVIVLSIVSAITFRQVSLLVRNNAEEQIKQTALEASGRIDSLFEQLNTATKFMMTNREVQRLFERIHAGEKVTFPELQMLKSVINNIQANSEGIYSVELYTEDLKQVFPLDSSSKMYQRLNVKWIYEADRAKGRLVWIGEDPRNNHFYLAIRRITLMERHFANGGYLLVRIYKPYFSVAEVNMGQYVLVLDPEGKVIFSNTSKPIDMTSLNERSTAMMDETEYIVTKQSSSKGFTVFILTPVSALTKGMNGIRFGIMFAGIIGIIIYFICSLFLSTIITRPIAQLTKTMRLANEGLLAVNPKMTTVNEIRELNSTYNQLVKETNHLIKMVYQKEIIRSQSELKALQAQINPHFLYNTLESLRWSLEEKGEEELADVVVSMSELFRYTISPNVNDDWVTLKEEFRHIENYMDIIQFRFGGRIKWRLQLPGKWENVKIPKLLIQPLVENAVVHGSENQSAPCTITVAVRQVSDHHLAIEVEDDGVGMDEEKLETVKRSMRTGDKTSENGKGIALYNVKKRLQLYYKDETSDGITIDSRKNKGTKVTIRIPVNGGER
- a CDS encoding glycoside hydrolase family 127 protein, whose amino-acid sequence is MQKGTTRVNVKDRFWKRYIDVVRHEVVPYQWEVLNDRIPDAEPSHAIENFRIAAGESDGEFYGMVFQDSDVAKWLEAVAYLLETKRDPELEALADDVIELLGRAQQPDGYLNTYYTVKEPGKRWTNLRDNHELYCAGHLIEAAVAYFRATGKRRFLDIMCKYADYIGTVFGRGEGQISGYDGHQEIELALLRLYEATGNENYLKLSQYFIDQRGQQPHYFDREKEARGETGRFWYDGGYRYHQAHIPVREQKQAVGHAVRALYMYTAMAGLAAKTGDESLKQACKTLWENVTKRQMYITGGVGSSECGESFTFDFDLPNDTAYAETCASIALVFWARRMLELETDGKYADVMERALYNGTISGMDLDGKKFFYVNPLEVWPKACERHDKRHVKPVRKKWFSCACCPPNLARLIASIGHYIYSQTSDALFVHLYVGSDIRTELGGRSVEIVQETNYPWDGTVRLTVLPESPGEFTIGLRVPGWCRGATLTINGEKVDMVALIQKGYAYIKRIWKKGDQVELVFPMPVERIKAHPQVRANAGKVALQRGPIVYCLEEVDNGPNLANLFLPRDAHLEAHFEPDLLEGVVVITGTAERMDESAWNDELYRSSEPQTYQVPFRTIPYYVWCNRGEGEMTVWVNEKWGHQS